The following proteins come from a genomic window of Macadamia integrifolia cultivar HAES 741 chromosome 14, SCU_Mint_v3, whole genome shotgun sequence:
- the LOC122060454 gene encoding rho GTPase-activating protein 5-like, which produces MTQLFRSKSCELGGVMGLNSSPLSPSLYLTNSEDEEEEEEEEEEEEEEFEEADYDEEEEEERDGCYTRTISTPLIVTAGGSERNSSSKEHHQFPVLAILVAALRKSLATCSVEREDIDSMDISWPVDVRHVSHVTFDRFNGFLGLPTEFEPEVPRRVPSASASVFGVSAESMQCSYDHRGNSVPTILLMMQRRLYLEGGLQAEGIFRIAAENSQEEYVRDQLNKGVVPHGIDVHCLAGLIKAWFRELPTGVLDCLTPDQVMHCNAEEDYTRLVKLLPPTEAALLDWAINLMSDVVQHEHQNKMNARNIALVFAPNMTQMADPLTALIHAVQVMNFLKTLILKAIREREESLSEARLSSSCSPNEKDEPPLPKLSRETDGRSLKATIGVSVGDGNIVSHNILGSHTDSESDVEHESASWNDTHVKCDIRTVENDYRGGYSSEDVEGFSDWLSLRKGVKKLCRHPVFQLSKPIKKPGNLDVVNSRGRGGEAWA; this is translated from the exons ATGACTCAACTCTTCAGATCCAAGTCTTGTGAACTTGGAGGGGTTATGGGTTTGAATTCCTCTCCGTTGAGTCCTTCTCTATATCTCACTAAcagtgaagatgaagaagaggaagaggaagaagaggaggaggaggaggaggagttcgAAGAAGCCGACtacgatgaagaagaagaagaagaaagggatggGTGTTATACGAGAACGATATCCACTCCATTGATAGTCACTGCGGGAGGGAGTGAGCGGAATAGTAGTAGCAAAGAGCATCACCAGTTCCCAGTTCTGGCGATTTTGGTTGCAGCGCTGAGAAAGTCGTTGGCCACCTGTAGTGTTGAGAGGGAGGATATTGATTCCATGGATATCAGCTGGCCGGTTGATGTACGCCATGTCTCCCACGTTACTTTTGATCGATTCAACGGTTTTCTTGGTTTGCCCACTGAGTTCGAGCCCGAGGTTCCCAGGAGGGTCCCCAGTGCCAG TGCAAGTGTATTTGGAGTCTCTGCCGAGTCTATGCAATGCTCCTATGATCACAGAGGAAACAGTGTACCAACAATACTTCTCATGATGCAAAGACGCTTGTATTTGGAAGGAGGCCTTCAA GCGGAAGGGATATTCCGAATCGCTGCTGAGAATAGCCAAGAGGAGTATGTCCGCGACCAGCTAAACAAGGGTGTTGTACCGCATGGAATTGATGTGCATTGTTTGGCAGGTTTGATAAAG GCATGGTTTAGAGAACTCCCAACAGGGGTACTCGACTGTCTTACGCCAGATCAGGTAATGCACTGCAACGCAGAAGAAGATTACACCCGACTTGTAAAATTACTGCCACCCACGGAAGCTGCTTTGCTCGACTGGGCCATCAATCTCATGTCAGATGTTGTGCAGCATGAGCATCAGAACAAGATGAATGCTCGCAACATTGCTCTGGTTTTTGCACCCAACATGACACAG ATGGCAGATCCCTTAACTGCACTGATCCATGCAGTTCAAGTAATGAACTTTCTGAAGACACTGATCTTGAAAGCCATCCGTGAGAGAGAAGAATCACTTTCTGAGGCCAGATTATCATCTTCTTGCTCTCCAAACGAGAAGGATGAACCCCCTTTACCAAAGCTGAGCAGGGAAACTGATGGCAGATCCTTGAAGGCAACAATTGGTGTTAGTGTTGGTGATGGGAATATTGTATCACATAACATTCTCGGAAGCCATACCGACAGTGAGTCTGATGTTGAACATGAATCTGCTTCCTGGAATGACACACATGTAAAGTGTGACATCAGGACTGTTGAGAATGACTATAGAGGTGGTTACAGTAGTGAGGATGTTGAAGGGTTCTCGGATTGGCTGAGCTTGAGAAAAGGAGTGAAGAAGCTCTGCAGGCATCCAGTCTTTCAACTGAGTAAGCCAATAAAAAAGCCTGGAAATCTTGACGTTGTAAATAGTAGGGGACGGGGTGGTGAGGCTTGGGCATAA
- the LOC122061256 gene encoding transcription factor MYC2-like, producing the protein MRPSSMEEMISSSSSTQSPSSFHFVCQKNQETPPTLQQRLQVLLQNLPEWWAYAIFWQKSNDDNGRLLLTWGDGHFRGPKETTTTTTTTTTAYEGRRKVMKGTNNPLLDGWMDESDVTDVEWFYMVSLTRSFASGDGAPSRAFSSGSPVWLSGSHELRLYDCERAREAQMHGMETLVCIPTSNGVLELGSSDKVMENSGLVQQTKALFGSYLVPPPKHFLDRNLSFADTGIKSGSQAGVDSEHSDSEGVIPAEIPEKRKPKKRGRKPILNGRDLPVNHVEAERQRREKLNHRFYALRSVVPNVSRMDKASLLADAVSYINELKAKVERLEAQQRERENIRIKTEVAEIADVIDDHHDHHQGSSTCTTAFSTITKTCPGKMEVEVKILGSDTVIRVQSENVNHPSARLMDAIRELGFQVHHASVSSIKQVMLQDVVVRVPQAIATACTTTTGILKAEEALRADLLRRLNYSAGY; encoded by the coding sequence ATGCGTCCTTCATCCATGGAAGAGATGatatcttcgtcttcttctacACAATCCCCTTCTTCCTTCCACTTTGTCTGTCAAAAAAACCAAGAAACCCCACCAACACTTCAGCAACGCCTTCAGGTTCTCCTTCAAAACCTCCCAGAATGGTGGGCTTACGCCATTTTCTGGCAAAAATCCAACGACGACAATGGCCGCCTCCTCTTAACCTGGGGCGATGGCCATTTCCGTGGTCCCAAAGagacaaccaccaccaccaccaccaccaccaccgcatATGAGGGACGAAGGAAGGTGATGAAGGGTACTAATAACCCACTATTAGATGGGTGGATGGACGAATCAGATGTCACCGATGTAGAATGGTTCTACATGGTATCCCTCACACGTTCTTTCGCCTCAGGCGACGGAGCTCCTTCCCGAGCTTTCAGTTCCGGCTCTCCAGTGTGGTTGTCGGGAAGTCACGAGCTTCGTTTGTACGATTGCGAGAGAGCTAGAGAAGCCCAAATGCATGGGATGGAAACTCTGGTTTGTATCCCAACCTCTAATGGAGTTCTTGAACTTGGTTCTTCCGATAAGGTCATGGAGAATTCCGGTCTGGTCCAGCAAACTAAAGCTCTGTTTGGTTCTTACTTAGTACCTCCTCCCAAGCACTTTCTAGATAGAAATCTTTCCTTCGCAGACACCGGGATAAAGTCCGGTTCCCAAGCAGGGGTTGACTCGGAGCATTCGGACTCCGAAGGTGTGATACCGGCCGAGATACCGGAAAAGAGGAAGccaaaaaaaagagggaggaaaCCTATATTGAACGGCCGAGACTTGCCCGTGAATCACGTGGAGGCAGAGAGGCAGCGGAGAGAGAAGCTAAACCACCGCTTCTACGCCCTCAGATCGGTGGTCCCAAACGTGTCAAGGATGGACAAGGCATCATTACTTGCAGACGCAGTATCGTACATCAATGAATTGAAGGCCAAGGTAGAAAGATTGGAAGCACaacaaagggagagagaaaacattaGAATCAAGACGGAAGTTGCAGAGATCGCCGATGTGATAGATGATCATCATGACCATCATCAAGGTAGTAGTACATGCACAACCGCTTTTAGTACAATCACGAAAACATGTCCAGGGAAGATGGAAGTGGAGGTTAAGATCTTGGGATCGGACACAGTGATTCGAGTACAGTCGGAGAATGTGAACCACCCGTCAGCAAGATTGATGGATGCGATTCGTGAATTGGGTTTTCAAGTTCATCATGCTAGTGTTTCCAGTATCAAACAAGTTATGCTTCAGGATGTGGTGGTTAGGGTTCCTCAAGCCATAGCTACTGCTTGTACTACTACTACTGGAATACTAAAAGCTGAAGAGGCACTCAGAGCTGATCTCCTTAGGAGGTTAAACTATAGTGCTGGTTATTAA